A window from Hymenobacter volaticus encodes these proteins:
- the accD gene encoding acetyl-CoA carboxylase, carboxyltransferase subunit beta, whose protein sequence is MSWFKRVEKGIVTPTEEKKETPDGLWHKCPECKTVATMAEHKRLLYTCGNCNHHERIDAAEYFEFLFDGGQFAELDADMHSADPLHFVDTKAYPQRLSATEKVTGLTDAVRTAHGQLNGLELVVAAMDFRFIGGSMGSVVGEKIARAIDYARQHRLPFLMISRSGGARMMEAGYSLMQMAKTSAKLALLSEAGLPYISLLTDPTTGGVTASFAMLGDFNIAEPGALIGFAGPRVIKETIGKDLPKGFQSAEFVLEHGFLDFIVDRKELKSRLADLLAMLRPTGVVATKASTKSAQQV, encoded by the coding sequence ATGTCTTGGTTTAAGCGCGTAGAGAAAGGTATCGTCACGCCGACGGAAGAGAAAAAGGAAACTCCGGACGGCTTGTGGCACAAGTGCCCCGAGTGTAAAACGGTGGCTACCATGGCCGAGCATAAGCGGCTGCTCTACACCTGCGGCAATTGCAACCACCACGAGCGAATTGATGCAGCCGAATATTTCGAGTTTCTCTTCGATGGCGGCCAGTTTGCAGAGTTAGATGCGGATATGCACTCCGCCGACCCGCTGCATTTCGTAGATACCAAAGCGTATCCCCAGCGCTTGTCGGCCACCGAGAAAGTGACGGGCCTGACTGATGCGGTGCGTACGGCCCACGGTCAGCTCAACGGGCTGGAACTAGTGGTTGCCGCTATGGATTTCCGTTTCATTGGTGGTTCTATGGGTTCTGTGGTGGGCGAAAAGATTGCCCGCGCTATCGATTATGCCCGCCAACATCGGTTGCCGTTCCTCATGATTTCGCGCTCCGGTGGTGCTCGAATGATGGAAGCAGGCTATTCGTTGATGCAGATGGCCAAAACGTCAGCCAAGCTTGCGCTACTCTCCGAAGCAGGGTTACCCTACATTTCCTTGCTCACGGACCCCACCACTGGAGGCGTTACGGCTTCCTTTGCCATGCTCGGCGACTTCAATATTGCAGAGCCAGGTGCCCTTATCGGATTTGCTGGTCCGCGGGTTATCAAGGAGACTATTGGTAAGGACTTGCCCAAAGGCTTCCAAAGCGCTGAATTCGTGCTAGAGCACGGCTTCCTTGATTTTATTGTCGACCGCAAAGAGTTGAAGTCCCGCCTCGCCGATCTGCTCGCTATGCTGCGTCCGACTGGGGTTGTAGCAACTAAAGCCAGCACAAAGTCTGCGCAGCAAGTTTAA